Proteins encoded together in one Dechloromonas sp. HYN0024 window:
- a CDS encoding CoA transferase subunit B, with protein MAWTRDQMAARAAKEVRDGYYVNLGIGIPTLVANHIPDGISTQLQSENGMLGMGPFPFEGEEDPDLINAGKQTITTLPTTSFFDSATSFAIIRGGHIQLSILGALQVSEKGDLANWAVPGKMVKGIGGAMDLVAGVPKVVVLMEHSARGEAKIVKKCSLPLTGSEVVSLIITDLCVFEVGPDGLLLTELAPDVTMDDIVANTEASFAIHPDLARRH; from the coding sequence ATGGCTTGGACTCGAGACCAAATGGCTGCACGAGCAGCCAAAGAAGTACGTGACGGCTACTACGTCAACCTCGGAATTGGTATCCCAACACTTGTCGCAAATCACATACCGGACGGCATTTCGACTCAGCTTCAAAGTGAAAATGGCATGCTGGGAATGGGTCCTTTTCCGTTTGAGGGGGAAGAGGATCCTGATTTGATTAACGCTGGCAAACAAACTATTACCACTTTGCCAACAACCAGCTTCTTCGACAGCGCAACCTCCTTTGCCATTATTCGGGGTGGTCATATTCAGCTATCGATTCTTGGTGCCCTTCAAGTTTCGGAGAAAGGCGACCTGGCAAACTGGGCTGTTCCTGGCAAGATGGTGAAGGGAATTGGCGGGGCGATGGACCTTGTTGCTGGGGTACCCAAGGTCGTTGTGCTCATGGAACACTCAGCACGTGGCGAGGCAAAAATCGTAAAGAAATGCTCGCTGCCTCTGACAGGCTCAGAAGTTGTTAGCCTGATCATCACTGATCTTTGTGTATTTGAAGTCGGCCCGGACGGACTGCTACTTACCGAACTAGCTCCTGATGTCACGATGGACGATATCGTTGCCAATACAGAAGCCAGCTTCGCGATTCATCCTGACCTCGCCCGGCGCCATTGA
- a CDS encoding CoA transferase subunit A produces MTVMSGGFGLCGIPSMLIEAIRESGVQDLTIISNNPGIDNFGLGLLLPKRQIRKMIGSYIGENATFAKQYLAGEIEVEFNPQGTLAERIRAGGAGIPAFFTRTGVGTVIAEGKDVREFDGAKYLMEKSLHADLAIVHAWRGDPEGNLQFRMTARNFNPVMATAATVTVAEVEELVAPGEIDPDHIITPGIFVQRIIEVGPGEKRIEQRTVRARQSDCRE; encoded by the coding sequence ATGACCGTCATGTCAGGTGGTTTCGGCCTTTGCGGCATTCCTTCAATGCTTATCGAAGCGATTCGCGAGTCCGGAGTCCAAGATCTAACGATCATTTCCAACAATCCCGGCATCGACAATTTCGGGCTCGGTTTGCTTCTGCCGAAAAGACAGATTCGGAAAATGATTGGCTCGTATATTGGCGAAAACGCAACCTTTGCGAAGCAATATCTCGCCGGCGAGATTGAGGTCGAGTTCAACCCGCAAGGAACGCTTGCAGAACGCATTCGTGCTGGAGGTGCAGGCATACCCGCATTTTTCACCCGAACCGGTGTCGGTACGGTAATAGCCGAAGGCAAAGACGTTCGCGAATTTGATGGCGCCAAATATCTGATGGAAAAAAGCCTTCATGCGGACCTCGCAATTGTCCATGCATGGCGTGGCGACCCAGAAGGCAACTTGCAATTCCGTATGACCGCAAGAAACTTTAATCCCGTTATGGCAACCGCCGCAACAGTGACTGTCGCCGAAGTGGAAGAACTCGTCGCTCCTGGTGAGATCGATCCAGACCACATCATTACCCCCGGCATATTTGTTCAGCGGATTATTGAGGTCGGACCGGGAGAGAAACGGATCGAGCAACGCACGGTGCGAGCTCGTCAATCGGATTGTAGGGAGTAA
- a CDS encoding acetyl-CoA acetyltransferase encodes MTVCIIGWSHGNFGRLPGESIESLLNAVTQGALTDAGIDAADVDGGYVGMLNVGFSRQDFPSPLLLQANEGLRFKPFSRVENACASGSAALYAGMNFIKAGEGRIALVAGVEKMSDVSTEQAGENLLTCCYRPNEAETKGGFAGIFAGIAEQYFKTYGDKSASLARIAAKNHSNAMANPFAQMRKDLGFDFCNTVSEKNPYVAGPLRRTDCAPISDGAAAIVLADIKTALSMRKAVAIRAAQQVTDFMPLNRRNPIQFEGARMAWRRALQSAGISLKDLSLVEVHDCFTIAELISYEAMGLVPAGEGARAIDEGWVQKTGRLPINPSGGLKAKGHPIGATGISMHALAAMQTTGTAGGMQIPNVSLAGVFNMGGSAVANYVSILEPLRA; translated from the coding sequence ATGACGGTCTGCATCATTGGATGGTCCCATGGCAATTTTGGACGACTACCAGGCGAAAGTATTGAGTCACTTCTCAACGCGGTCACGCAAGGCGCATTAACCGATGCAGGCATCGATGCCGCCGATGTCGATGGTGGCTATGTGGGAATGTTGAATGTCGGCTTTTCTCGACAGGACTTTCCTTCACCCCTCCTCCTTCAGGCGAATGAAGGGCTGCGATTCAAACCATTTAGCCGCGTCGAAAACGCGTGCGCCAGCGGCTCGGCAGCTTTGTATGCTGGCATGAATTTTATCAAGGCAGGTGAAGGGCGCATCGCATTGGTTGCCGGCGTCGAAAAGATGTCCGACGTCTCAACAGAGCAAGCAGGAGAAAATCTTCTGACTTGCTGCTATCGCCCAAATGAGGCCGAAACGAAGGGTGGATTCGCGGGCATATTCGCGGGGATTGCCGAACAGTACTTCAAGACCTACGGAGACAAGAGCGCCTCTCTTGCTCGCATTGCGGCGAAAAATCATTCGAATGCTATGGCAAACCCGTTCGCCCAGATGCGAAAGGATCTGGGCTTCGATTTCTGCAATACGGTATCTGAAAAAAATCCGTACGTTGCTGGCCCTCTGCGACGTACTGACTGCGCTCCAATTTCAGACGGAGCGGCGGCAATCGTTTTGGCCGACATCAAAACAGCGCTTTCGATGCGCAAAGCCGTTGCTATTCGTGCGGCACAGCAAGTAACTGATTTCATGCCGCTGAACCGTCGTAATCCTATCCAGTTCGAAGGCGCACGAATGGCATGGAGACGTGCTCTCCAGTCTGCAGGAATTTCCTTGAAGGATCTATCGCTGGTCGAAGTACATGACTGCTTCACCATCGCCGAACTTATTTCATACGAGGCAATGGGACTGGTCCCTGCGGGTGAAGGAGCACGCGCGATTGACGAAGGCTGGGTGCAGAAGACTGGGAGGCTACCGATCAATCCGTCCGGGGGACTAAAAGCAAAGGGACATCCGATTGGGGCGACCGGAATCTCTATGCATGCGCTGGCCGCGATGCAAACAACCGGGACAGCCGGCGGGATGCAAATCCCAAATGTCAGCCTTGCAGGAGTTTTCAACATGGGCGGTTCAGCAGTAGCGAACTACGTCAGCATACTTGAGCCACTGCGTGCTTAA
- a CDS encoding AMP-binding protein encodes MNLSNLLFRTAKVFPDRPAIACGELDLYNYRELAARVLALSGSLRGYFGLRRGERVALFMQNSPHYLEILYAIWHAGLTAVPINNKLHPKEVEFILEDSGSTLLFITAGMDHQILTSNSTKLLQVIDTDSKEYLALFQGGEASVASNDPSDLAWLFYTSGTTGKPKGVMLTHANLLTMSMCYFTDVDTPQKEDSILYAAPMSHGAGLYNFAHVIVGARHLVPESAGFLPEEIFDLANRYRNISMFAAPTMVRRLVEYSARYGSDPSGIKTVVYGGGPMYLEDIRRALDVLGNRFVQIYGQGETPMTISALSKFHIGNIGHPRYLERLGSVGVAQTAVEVRVVDIGGQILPAGESGEIIVRGDTVMSGYWGNPTATLNTLRDGWLYTGDVGALDQDGFLTLKDRSKDIIISGGSNIYPREVEEILLLHPGVAEVSVVGRPSHEWGEEVIAFIVPEAGAMIDLDDLDEICLKHIARFKRPKEYRILECLPKNNYGKVVKTELRRALESER; translated from the coding sequence ATGAATTTATCGAATTTACTTTTCCGAACGGCTAAGGTTTTTCCCGATCGGCCCGCGATTGCTTGCGGTGAGTTAGACCTCTATAACTATCGAGAACTTGCTGCCCGGGTCTTGGCTTTATCCGGTAGTTTGCGTGGCTATTTCGGGTTACGCCGCGGTGAGAGAGTCGCATTGTTCATGCAGAACAGCCCGCATTACCTAGAAATTCTTTATGCAATCTGGCATGCAGGCCTAACGGCAGTTCCCATTAACAACAAGCTACATCCGAAAGAGGTGGAGTTCATTCTTGAAGATTCCGGCTCTACGTTGTTGTTTATTACAGCGGGGATGGATCACCAGATTCTTACTTCAAATAGTACCAAGTTGCTGCAAGTCATTGATACTGATTCAAAAGAGTATTTGGCGCTATTTCAAGGGGGCGAAGCCTCGGTGGCATCGAACGATCCAAGTGATCTGGCATGGCTGTTCTATACCTCCGGAACCACAGGAAAACCGAAGGGGGTCATGTTGACTCACGCCAACCTTCTCACAATGAGCATGTGTTATTTCACCGATGTCGACACGCCGCAGAAGGAAGATAGCATCCTATATGCAGCTCCAATGTCTCATGGAGCTGGCCTATATAATTTTGCACATGTAATCGTGGGGGCTCGTCATTTGGTTCCCGAATCCGCCGGGTTTTTACCGGAGGAAATATTCGATCTCGCTAACAGGTATCGAAATATCTCAATGTTCGCAGCTCCTACAATGGTGAGGCGCCTTGTAGAGTATAGCGCCAGATATGGCAGCGATCCGTCTGGCATAAAAACTGTGGTGTACGGCGGTGGCCCTATGTACCTTGAGGACATCCGACGAGCTCTTGATGTATTAGGAAATCGTTTTGTACAGATCTATGGGCAGGGCGAAACACCAATGACAATTTCAGCCCTGTCCAAATTTCACATCGGTAACATAGGGCATCCACGTTATCTAGAGAGACTGGGGTCCGTCGGCGTTGCGCAGACTGCGGTAGAGGTGCGCGTTGTCGATATCGGTGGCCAGATTCTTCCTGCCGGAGAAAGCGGTGAAATCATTGTCCGCGGAGATACGGTGATGAGCGGATACTGGGGGAACCCGACCGCAACGCTGAATACTCTGCGCGACGGTTGGTTATATACAGGGGACGTTGGTGCGCTCGATCAAGATGGCTTTCTCACACTAAAGGATCGATCGAAAGACATCATCATCAGCGGCGGTTCGAATATCTATCCGAGGGAGGTAGAGGAAATATTGCTGCTACATCCCGGCGTGGCAGAGGTTTCCGTGGTTGGCCGCCCTAGCCATGAGTGGGGCGAAGAGGTTATCGCTTTCATTGTCCCTGAGGCTGGTGCAATGATTGATCTTGATGACCTTGATGAGATATGTCTAAAACATATTGCGCGATTCAAGCGC